A window of the bacterium genome harbors these coding sequences:
- a CDS encoding DUF6485 family protein — MECRRDRNLAACNCTYSPCERKGVCCECIAYHREMGELPACYFPDEAEKSWDRSIENFVRLYRDRGRRW, encoded by the coding sequence ATGGAATGCCGACGGGACCGCAACCTGGCCGCGTGCAACTGCACCTACTCCCCCTGCGAGCGCAAGGGGGTATGCTGCGAATGCATCGCCTACCACCGGGAGATGGGGGAGCTGCCCGCCTGTTATTTTCCGGACGAGGCCGAGAAGAGCTGGGACCGTTCCATCGAAAATTTCGTCCGGCTCTATCGGGACCGGGGCCGACGTTGGTGA
- a CDS encoding sulfatase produces MGMKRTLRMAITAAGAAGVFCFVLYLAGVFSPPFNVILISLDTLRADHLGCYGYPGGTSPVIDALAREGVLFEQAGTVMPVTAPAHASMLTSLYPEGHGIASNWPDRPLRPACAVLPGIFRDRGYRTAAVVQAPTLRRELGLDRGFDLYLEPFRQNSRSDRVTDLCLDFIDREDKPFFIFLNYYDCHGPYNPPDEYARRFLDAAPAERERLERVRSGLVLEGVSPAADDVRKLEALYDGEIGWVDACLGALIEGLRKRGLLERTVVVLTADHGEGFEHDYFFDHGDRLYEPEIHVPLIVRAPGEKLPRGKRVSGTVSVLDLAPTCLELAGMEPPPEWRPEGRSLVPLARGEDGGLPRFSQVRYRKLAPQSRGGMLSVTSGSWKLVTPADTGKRLAPERGELYDLARDPGEENNLIREEPEQARRLLRLLRAWVDRFRAAAPGGSGGEEGELLRPDEETVKRLRALGYVF; encoded by the coding sequence ATGGGGATGAAACGAACGCTCAGGATGGCGATCACGGCGGCGGGCGCGGCGGGGGTTTTCTGCTTCGTTCTCTACCTCGCCGGCGTTTTTTCGCCCCCTTTCAACGTCATCCTGATCTCGCTGGACACGCTCCGGGCGGACCATCTCGGCTGCTACGGGTACCCGGGGGGAACGTCCCCCGTCATCGACGCCCTGGCCCGGGAAGGAGTGCTCTTCGAACAGGCGGGGACGGTCATGCCGGTGACGGCCCCGGCCCACGCCAGCATGTTGACCTCGCTCTACCCCGAGGGCCACGGCATCGCTTCGAACTGGCCCGACCGCCCGCTGCGGCCGGCCTGCGCCGTCCTGCCCGGGATTTTCCGGGACCGGGGGTACCGCACGGCGGCCGTCGTCCAGGCCCCGACCCTGCGTCGGGAACTGGGTCTCGACCGGGGTTTCGACCTCTACCTCGAACCCTTCCGGCAGAACAGCCGGAGCGACCGGGTCACCGATCTCTGCCTCGACTTCATCGACCGGGAGGATAAGCCGTTCTTCATTTTCCTCAACTACTACGACTGTCACGGCCCCTACAACCCCCCCGATGAATACGCACGCAGGTTTCTGGATGCCGCTCCCGCCGAGCGGGAGCGGCTGGAGCGGGTGAGGAGCGGCCTGGTGCTCGAAGGGGTCTCTCCCGCCGCGGACGACGTGCGCAAGCTCGAGGCCCTCTACGACGGGGAGATCGGCTGGGTCGACGCCTGCCTGGGCGCCTTGATCGAGGGCCTGAGAAAGCGCGGCCTGCTCGAGCGCACGGTCGTCGTCCTCACGGCCGACCACGGGGAAGGGTTCGAGCACGACTACTTTTTCGACCACGGCGACCGGCTCTACGAACCGGAGATCCACGTTCCCCTGATCGTCCGGGCCCCGGGGGAGAAGCTGCCGCGGGGGAAAAGGGTGTCGGGAACGGTGTCGGTCCTCGATCTCGCCCCCACCTGCCTGGAGCTGGCGGGGATGGAGCCGCCGCCGGAGTGGCGCCCGGAGGGGCGGAGCCTGGTCCCGCTCGCCCGGGGGGAAGACGGCGGCCTGCCCCGCTTCTCCCAGGTCAGGTACCGCAAGCTCGCTCCCCAGTCCCGGGGCGGTATGCTCTCGGTCACCAGCGGCTCGTGGAAGCTGGTGACGCCGGCGGACACCGGGAAACGGCTGGCCCCGGAACGCGGAGAACTCTACGACCTGGCCCGGGACCCGGGGGAAGAGAACAACCTCATCCGGGAGGAGCCGGAACAAGCGCGGCGGCTTCTGCGCCTGCTCCGGGCCTGGGTGGACCGGTTCCGAGCCGCGGCTCCCGGAGGGTCCGGAGGAGAGGAAGGTGAGCTCCTGCGGCCCGACGAAGAAACCGTCAAACGGCTTCGGGCCCTGGGTTATGTTTTCTGA
- a CDS encoding family 10 glycosylhydrolase: MLSRRRPRLLLVLLAAAACLARPAPGRAEARGLWVECEGTNATLDTRERIDQLVERARAGNFNVLYVQVYRHDRAWFNSAIADATPYRTVFSREKMDPLSYLLQKAHAAGIQVHAWMNMFRIGKDLSAPVVRRLGREVVTRDGAGKSLADYKPELLPDGGYWLDPGDKRVCRYLLEVIAELIRKYPGVDGVHLDFIRYPYASATGGSLWAGRRDFGYGAESAARFREWTGLDPLKMELTRENCQAWDNWRRFQVNVFVESVTDLARSLKPSLTVSAAAVAWADRAYLSSFQDWRRWLEEGLLDVVVVMNYSTDERVTRYLTNAALAAQAKRRVYIGLGAYLLMKKLPVLFKEIEDARAASAPGIVFFSYDALCEDPGLFALLGKQYFPAPAPVPPLPWKR, translated from the coding sequence ATGCTTTCCCGCCGGCGTCCGCGCCTTTTACTCGTCCTTCTCGCCGCCGCCGCCTGCCTGGCCCGTCCGGCCCCGGGAAGGGCCGAAGCCCGGGGCCTCTGGGTCGAGTGCGAGGGGACCAACGCCACCCTCGACACCCGGGAACGGATCGACCAACTGGTGGAGCGTGCCCGCGCCGGCAATTTCAACGTCCTCTACGTCCAGGTCTACCGCCACGACCGGGCCTGGTTCAACAGCGCCATCGCCGACGCCACCCCCTACCGGACGGTCTTTTCCCGGGAAAAGATGGATCCGCTCTCCTACCTGCTCCAGAAAGCGCACGCCGCCGGCATCCAGGTTCACGCCTGGATGAACATGTTCCGGATCGGGAAGGATCTCTCCGCGCCGGTGGTGCGCCGGCTCGGCCGCGAGGTCGTCACCCGGGACGGGGCCGGGAAGTCGCTGGCGGACTACAAACCCGAACTGCTCCCCGACGGCGGGTATTGGCTCGACCCCGGGGACAAGCGGGTCTGCCGCTATTTGCTGGAAGTGATCGCCGAACTGATCCGGAAGTACCCGGGGGTGGACGGGGTCCATCTCGATTTCATCCGCTACCCCTACGCATCGGCGACCGGCGGCTCCCTCTGGGCGGGGCGCCGCGATTTCGGTTACGGCGCGGAGAGCGCCGCCCGGTTCCGGGAGTGGACCGGACTCGATCCTTTGAAGATGGAGCTGACCAGGGAAAACTGCCAGGCCTGGGACAACTGGCGCCGGTTCCAGGTCAACGTCTTCGTGGAGTCGGTGACCGACCTGGCCCGGAGCCTCAAACCCTCCCTGACGGTTTCGGCGGCCGCCGTGGCCTGGGCGGACCGGGCCTACCTCAGTTCCTTCCAGGACTGGCGCCGGTGGCTGGAGGAAGGGCTGTTGGACGTGGTGGTGGTCATGAACTACAGTACCGACGAACGGGTGACCCGGTATCTTACCAACGCCGCCCTGGCCGCCCAGGCCAAGCGCCGGGTCTACATCGGACTGGGCGCCTACCTGCTCATGAAGAAGCTGCCCGTCCTCTTCAAGGAGATCGAGGACGCCCGCGCGGCCTCGGCGCCGGGGATCGTCTTCTTCTCCTACGACGCCCTCTGCGAAGACCCCGGGCTGTTCGCCCTGCTGGGGAAGCAGTATTTTCCCGCCCCCGCGCCCGTCCCGCCGCTTCCCTGGAAACGGTAG
- the glyA gene encoding serine hydroxymethyltransferase, with amino-acid sequence MQTLWKTDPEVARCIEEEINRQDRELILIASENYASPEVLAAMGTPLTNKYAEGYPGRRYYRGCEWADRVESLAVERALALFGADHANVQPHSGTQANLAVLMAALKPGETILSMDLAHGGHLSHGMKINFSGGFYDVVSYGVEPESGLIDYGRVRDLALRHRPRLIICGASAYPRVLDFRRFRQIADEAGAVLLADVAHIAGLVAAKLHPDPVPEAEFVTMTTHKTLRGPRGGMVLCREAYARKLDSRVFPGMQGGPLMHVIAAKAVAFGEALRPGFAEYQQAVVKNARALGETLRARGFPLVSGGTDTHLLLVDLRERGMTGAEADVLLEETGIVCNRNLIPFDPLPPTKTSGIRLGTPAATTRGLGEAEFRRVGEWIADVLEAPGDAAVRERVRKEVRELTSAFPLYPSLRAAWARPG; translated from the coding sequence ATGCAGACGTTATGGAAAACCGATCCCGAAGTCGCCCGGTGCATCGAGGAGGAGATCAACCGGCAGGACCGGGAGCTGATTCTGATCGCTTCCGAAAACTACGCCAGCCCCGAAGTCCTGGCGGCCATGGGGACCCCCCTGACCAACAAGTACGCCGAGGGTTACCCGGGGCGGCGTTACTACCGGGGGTGCGAATGGGCGGACCGGGTCGAAAGCCTGGCCGTGGAGCGGGCCCTGGCGCTCTTCGGCGCCGACCACGCCAACGTTCAGCCCCATTCGGGGACCCAGGCCAACCTGGCCGTCCTCATGGCGGCGCTCAAGCCCGGGGAGACCATCCTCTCCATGGATCTGGCCCACGGAGGGCACCTCAGCCACGGGATGAAGATTAATTTTTCCGGGGGCTTCTACGACGTCGTCTCCTACGGGGTCGAACCGGAATCGGGCCTGATCGACTACGGCCGGGTCCGCGATCTGGCCCTGCGCCACCGCCCCCGTCTGATCATCTGCGGGGCCAGCGCCTACCCCCGCGTCCTCGATTTCCGGCGGTTCCGTCAGATCGCCGACGAAGCCGGCGCGGTGCTCCTGGCCGACGTCGCTCATATCGCCGGCTTGGTGGCGGCGAAGCTCCACCCCGACCCGGTCCCCGAAGCCGAGTTCGTGACCATGACCACCCACAAGACCCTGCGCGGTCCCCGGGGAGGCATGGTCCTCTGCCGGGAAGCGTATGCCCGCAAGCTGGACAGCCGGGTTTTCCCGGGGATGCAGGGCGGCCCGCTCATGCACGTGATCGCGGCCAAGGCGGTGGCGTTCGGGGAAGCGCTGCGGCCCGGGTTCGCCGAGTACCAGCAGGCGGTGGTGAAGAACGCCCGGGCCCTGGGGGAAACGCTCCGCGCCCGGGGTTTCCCCCTGGTTTCGGGGGGAACCGATACCCATCTGCTCCTGGTCGATCTTCGGGAGCGGGGGATGACCGGGGCCGAGGCCGACGTGCTCCTGGAGGAGACCGGGATCGTCTGCAACCGCAACCTCATCCCCTTCGACCCCCTGCCCCCGACCAAGACCAGCGGGATCAGGCTGGGGACGCCGGCCGCGACCACCCGGGGTTTGGGCGAAGCCGAGTTCCGCCGGGTGGGGGAGTGGATCGCGGACGTGCTCGAGGCGCCGGGCGACGCGGCCGTCAGGGAGCGGGTCCGGAAAGAGGTACGGGAGCTGACCTCGGCGTTTCCCCTCTATCCTTCCCTGCGGGCGGCATGGGCGCGGCCCGGGTGA
- a CDS encoding AAA family ATPase codes for MSKPVRLYVSATRQNDGKTIVSLGLINSLRKRFDPIGYIKPVGQQYLDINGERIDKDVVLMQRIYAFADPLAAMSPVAIPRGFTEDYIRNPYPRRIKQLVVDSFNRVAEGKSLTLIEGTGHAGVGSVFDLSNAEVARLLEAKVIIVSLGGVGKPIDEILLNKSMFDHYGVEILGVILNKVRGEKFDKVNTLVRKSLESRGLKVLGIVPFDQVLSIPTLREIIWAIKGELISGHDRIDAQTGKYVIGAMPLSTALDFFTGRYLLITPGNREDLIMASLTHALTEDQTDTDLSGIILTGGILPHRNILRLIRKTGYPLVAVKDDTYTITSKIAGLQFKIKPESVGKIAETQTLIENNVDIDLLERLLRGQ; via the coding sequence ATGAGCAAACCGGTCCGTCTGTATGTTTCCGCCACCAGGCAGAACGACGGTAAAACCATCGTTTCGCTGGGGCTGATCAATTCCCTGCGCAAGCGGTTCGACCCCATCGGCTACATCAAACCGGTGGGCCAGCAGTATCTCGACATCAACGGCGAGAGGATCGACAAGGACGTCGTTCTCATGCAGCGGATCTACGCCTTCGCCGACCCGCTCGCCGCCATGAGCCCGGTCGCCATTCCCCGCGGCTTCACCGAAGACTACATTCGAAACCCCTACCCGCGCCGGATCAAGCAACTGGTCGTCGACAGCTTCAACCGGGTGGCGGAGGGCAAGTCCCTGACCCTGATCGAAGGAACCGGCCACGCCGGGGTGGGATCGGTGTTCGACCTCTCCAACGCCGAAGTGGCCCGGCTGCTCGAGGCCAAGGTCATCATCGTCAGCCTGGGGGGAGTGGGCAAGCCCATCGACGAAATACTGCTCAACAAGTCGATGTTCGACCACTACGGGGTCGAGATCCTGGGGGTGATCCTGAACAAGGTGCGGGGGGAAAAGTTCGACAAGGTGAACACCCTGGTGCGCAAGAGCCTGGAATCGCGCGGGCTGAAGGTGCTGGGAATCGTCCCCTTCGACCAGGTGCTCTCCATCCCCACCCTCCGGGAAATAATCTGGGCGATCAAGGGGGAGCTCATCTCCGGCCACGACCGGATCGACGCTCAGACCGGGAAATACGTGATCGGGGCCATGCCCCTCTCCACCGCCCTGGACTTTTTCACCGGCCGCTACCTCCTGATAACCCCGGGAAACCGGGAGGACCTGATCATGGCCTCCCTCACCCACGCCCTCACCGAGGATCAGACCGACACCGACCTCAGCGGGATCATTCTGACCGGGGGGATCCTCCCCCACCGCAACATCCTGCGACTGATCCGCAAGACCGGCTACCCCCTGGTGGCGGTCAAGGACGACACGTACACCATCACCTCCAAGATCGCCGGGCTCCAGTTCAAGATCAAACCCGAGAGCGTGGGGAAGATCGCCGAAACCCAGACCCTGATCGAAAACAACGTGGACATCGACCTGTTGGAAAGGCTTCTGCGCGGCCAATGA
- the folD gene encoding bifunctional methylenetetrahydrofolate dehydrogenase/methenyltetrahydrofolate cyclohydrolase FolD encodes MMARILDGKKIARAVREEVAADVRAAAARWGRRPGLAVVLAGSHPASQVYVGMKQRACAAAGIASFEHRLGDGAGELELLELVAALNRDERVDGILVQLPLPAGVDESRILEAVDPLKDVDGFHPLNVGRLWRGEPCLVPCTPAGVIELLARSGIPVEGRHAVIVGRSAVVGRPLAGLFLRKSPRGNATVTVCHSRTPDIGRVAAAADILVAAIGRPRFITADMVREGAVVIDVGINQVGATPEGKRILVGDVDFEAVKEKAAAVTPVPGGVGPMTIAMLMRNTLEAFRLRQELR; translated from the coding sequence ATGATGGCGCGGATACTGGATGGAAAGAAGATCGCTCGGGCGGTGCGGGAAGAGGTGGCGGCGGACGTGCGGGCAGCGGCGGCGCGCTGGGGGCGCCGCCCCGGGCTGGCCGTGGTCCTGGCCGGCTCCCACCCGGCTTCTCAGGTCTATGTGGGGATGAAGCAGCGGGCCTGCGCCGCCGCCGGGATCGCCTCCTTCGAGCACCGCCTGGGGGACGGGGCCGGGGAATTGGAACTCCTGGAACTGGTCGCCGCCCTCAACCGGGACGAGCGGGTCGACGGCATCTTGGTGCAGCTCCCCCTGCCCGCCGGGGTCGACGAAAGCAGGATCCTGGAGGCGGTCGATCCGCTCAAGGACGTCGACGGATTCCACCCCCTCAACGTCGGGCGCCTCTGGCGGGGGGAACCGTGCCTCGTCCCCTGCACCCCCGCCGGGGTGATCGAACTGCTGGCCCGTTCCGGCATCCCCGTCGAGGGGCGCCATGCCGTCATCGTCGGGCGCAGCGCCGTCGTCGGCCGCCCCCTGGCCGGCCTCTTCCTGCGCAAATCCCCCCGGGGCAACGCCACCGTCACCGTCTGCCACAGCCGGACCCCCGATATCGGCCGCGTCGCCGCGGCCGCGGACATCCTGGTGGCCGCGATCGGCCGGCCCCGGTTCATCACCGCCGACATGGTCCGGGAGGGGGCGGTGGTGATCGACGTCGGCATCAACCAGGTGGGCGCCACCCCCGAGGGGAAACGGATCCTGGTGGGCGACGTCGATTTCGAGGCGGTGAAGGAAAAGGCCGCCGCCGTCACCCCCGTGCCCGGGGGAGTCGGCCCCATGACCATCGCCATGCTCATGCGCAACACCCTCGAGGCTTTTCGCCTCCGGCAGGAGCTTCGATGA
- a CDS encoding YggS family pyridoxal phosphate-dependent enzyme → MGSIADNIRRILEEIPGGVTLAAAAKSRSPAEVEEAIAAGVSVIGQNYLQEAGSVRPLVRAPARWHFIGHLQRRKVRAALELFDMIETLDSLKLAREIDRRAAELGRAMAVLIEVNSGREPQKHGVFPEDAPALLEEVAELPHLRVEGLMTMGPLTGDPEEARPYFVETRRLFERLGERLPGRARMEVLSMGMSNSYPVAVQEGATLIRVGTAIFGPRPAAV, encoded by the coding sequence ATGGGTTCGATTGCCGACAACATCCGCCGCATTCTGGAGGAGATCCCCGGAGGAGTCACTCTGGCGGCCGCCGCCAAGAGCCGGTCCCCCGCGGAGGTGGAAGAGGCGATCGCCGCGGGCGTTTCCGTCATCGGGCAGAACTATCTCCAGGAAGCCGGTTCCGTGCGGCCCCTGGTCCGCGCCCCGGCCCGCTGGCATTTCATCGGCCATCTGCAGCGTCGCAAGGTCCGCGCCGCCCTGGAGCTTTTCGACATGATCGAAACGCTCGATTCCCTGAAGCTGGCCCGGGAGATCGACAGACGCGCGGCCGAGTTGGGCCGGGCGATGGCGGTGCTGATCGAGGTCAACAGCGGGAGAGAACCGCAGAAGCACGGGGTTTTCCCCGAGGACGCGCCCGCGCTTCTGGAAGAGGTGGCGGAGTTGCCCCATCTGCGGGTCGAGGGGCTGATGACCATGGGCCCCCTCACCGGGGATCCGGAAGAGGCGCGGCCTTATTTCGTCGAAACCCGCCGGCTCTTCGAGCGGCTGGGGGAGCGCCTCCCGGGCCGCGCCCGCATGGAGGTTCTCTCCATGGGGATGAGCAACTCATACCCGGTCGCGGTGCAGGAAGGCGCCACCCTGATCAGGGTCGGGACCGCCATCTTCGGGCCCCGCCCGGCGGCGGTTTGA
- a CDS encoding EutN/CcmL family microcompartment protein, which produces MKFAQVAGTVVATKKDPQMEGIPFLLLRDLDVENRPGKGYVVASDPIGADRGEVVLYSTGSSARQTEITRDRPNDAVILAVVETWEVEGRTVYRKGEAEA; this is translated from the coding sequence ATGAAGTTCGCCCAAGTAGCCGGGACGGTGGTCGCCACCAAGAAGGACCCGCAGATGGAGGGGATCCCCTTCCTTCTCCTGCGCGATCTGGACGTGGAAAACCGGCCCGGGAAAGGCTACGTTGTCGCTTCCGACCCGATCGGGGCCGACCGGGGGGAAGTGGTCCTCTACTCCACCGGGAGTTCGGCCCGACAGACCGAGATCACCCGGGACCGCCCCAACGACGCCGTCATCCTGGCGGTGGTGGAGACCTGGGAGGTCGAGGGGCGTACGGTCTACCGCAAGGGGGAGGCCGAAGCGTGA
- a CDS encoding peptidylprolyl isomerase: MLQGMRNNAKHVLIPLTVIVIIGMGGYGVWYLVRPEQTPANRVGVIWGREVFISEFLPIYRGYQLLAAASNTAVDNQDLLRQTWRQLLLDGEARQVGIEAARTEMTALIGAIPLFQIDGAFNQELYRQRLTGIQLGVANFEEFIAGLIRTEKLNALVADSTLVSPAEVEDFYQRVNGSVLFDYAVVDSADTPAPEAPGEEVIGEYYRQHAGAYEVPPQVEISYLLIPYSRFAAETSPGAEEIEAYYRDNLSSFAEGTGEPAPLEEVRDGIADALVLRGAIEGAEQEAWELDRLFGGEATLEQAGQREGIEIETAGPFAQDGPVPGLPGAEEIAREAFRMAVGDVSFPIAYPGDAPEGIVFFRVDRKTEPRLQSLDEARLDIVANLTDEAIARATLERAQEALAKIDSAMKEEKLGFREAAAAAGLETVAAGPINLEDESESGPPANLVTVAFLTPVGSVCGQVVPLENGYGILEVTERRPAAPLPEEDRDLWKKRALQVKRSVVYLEWVRNLEARANIEAGANFRP, encoded by the coding sequence ATGCTTCAGGGAATGCGCAACAACGCCAAGCACGTGCTGATCCCGCTCACCGTCATCGTCATCATCGGGATGGGGGGGTACGGGGTCTGGTACCTGGTCCGGCCCGAGCAGACCCCCGCCAACCGGGTGGGAGTCATCTGGGGCCGGGAAGTCTTTATCAGCGAGTTTCTCCCCATCTACCGCGGATACCAGCTCCTGGCCGCGGCCTCGAATACGGCCGTGGACAACCAGGACCTGCTCCGGCAGACCTGGCGCCAACTGCTGCTGGACGGGGAAGCCCGCCAGGTCGGGATCGAGGCCGCCCGGACGGAGATGACGGCCCTGATCGGGGCCATCCCCCTCTTTCAGATCGACGGCGCCTTCAACCAGGAACTCTACCGCCAGCGGCTCACCGGCATCCAGCTCGGAGTCGCCAACTTCGAGGAGTTCATCGCGGGCCTGATCCGGACCGAGAAGCTCAACGCCCTGGTCGCGGATTCCACCCTGGTCTCCCCGGCCGAGGTCGAGGATTTCTACCAGAGAGTCAACGGCTCCGTTCTCTTCGACTACGCCGTCGTCGACAGCGCGGACACGCCGGCGCCGGAGGCGCCCGGCGAGGAGGTCATCGGCGAATATTACCGCCAGCACGCGGGCGCGTACGAAGTCCCGCCCCAGGTCGAGATCTCCTATCTGCTCATCCCCTATTCCCGCTTCGCCGCCGAAACCTCCCCCGGAGCGGAAGAGATCGAAGCCTATTACCGGGACAACCTCTCCTCCTTCGCCGAGGGGACGGGGGAGCCCGCTCCCCTGGAGGAAGTCCGGGACGGGATCGCCGACGCCCTGGTTCTGCGCGGAGCGATCGAGGGAGCCGAACAGGAAGCCTGGGAACTCGACCGGCTCTTCGGCGGCGAGGCGACCCTGGAGCAAGCCGGCCAGCGCGAAGGGATCGAGATCGAAACCGCCGGGCCCTTTGCCCAGGACGGACCCGTCCCCGGGCTGCCCGGGGCGGAGGAGATCGCCCGGGAAGCCTTCCGGATGGCCGTCGGGGACGTCAGCTTCCCCATCGCCTATCCCGGCGACGCCCCGGAGGGGATCGTCTTCTTCCGGGTCGACCGCAAGACCGAACCGCGCCTGCAGAGCCTGGACGAAGCCCGCCTGGACATCGTCGCCAATCTGACCGACGAGGCGATCGCTCGCGCCACGCTGGAGCGGGCCCAGGAAGCCCTGGCCAAGATCGACTCCGCCATGAAGGAAGAGAAGCTCGGGTTCCGGGAAGCGGCCGCGGCCGCGGGTCTGGAAACGGTCGCCGCCGGGCCGATCAACCTGGAGGACGAGAGCGAATCGGGGCCGCCCGCCAACCTGGTCACGGTCGCCTTTCTGACCCCCGTCGGCTCCGTCTGCGGCCAGGTCGTTCCCCTGGAAAACGGCTACGGGATACTGGAAGTCACCGAAAGGCGCCCGGCCGCGCCCCTGCCCGAGGAGGACCGCGATCTCTGGAAAAAACGGGCGCTGCAGGTCAAACGTTCCGTGGTCTACCTGGAATGGGTCAGGAACCTGGAAGCCCGGGCGAACATCGAGGCGGGGGCCAACTTCCGGCCCTGA
- a CDS encoding L-threonylcarbamoyladenylate synthase, translated as MTVFPIDPARPEPRALAAAAAAVRRGGLVVFPTETVYGIGLDGENPAAVERLYRLKGRPPEKPLARLIADPEEARELVAPRWRPLLARFWPGPLTLVLTAPSGRPVGFRCPDHPTARALVRAAGVAFAATSANRSGENPVSTGAAAASIFGDRVDVILDAGAVGGGEPSTVVDLTGERPVVVRTGPVTPDEIGECLGTVPEAGAG; from the coding sequence GTGACCGTTTTCCCCATCGATCCGGCGCGGCCCGAACCCCGGGCCCTGGCTGCCGCCGCCGCCGCCGTCCGCCGGGGCGGCCTGGTGGTGTTCCCCACCGAGACCGTGTACGGAATCGGGTTGGACGGGGAGAACCCCGCCGCGGTCGAACGTCTCTACCGGCTCAAGGGCCGCCCTCCGGAGAAACCGCTGGCCCGGCTCATCGCCGATCCCGAGGAAGCGCGGGAACTGGTGGCGCCGCGCTGGCGCCCGCTCCTGGCGCGGTTCTGGCCCGGGCCCCTGACCCTGGTCCTGACCGCGCCCTCCGGCCGGCCCGTAGGATTCCGCTGCCCCGACCATCCCACGGCCCGGGCCCTGGTCCGGGCGGCGGGCGTGGCCTTCGCCGCCACCAGCGCCAACCGCAGCGGGGAAAACCCGGTCTCGACCGGCGCCGCCGCGGCGAGTATATTCGGAGACCGAGTGGACGTGATCCTGGACGCCGGAGCCGTGGGGGGGGGCGAACCGTCGACCGTCGTGGACCTGACGGGCGAGCGCCCGGTGGTGGTCCGGACGGGCCCGGTGACTCCCGACGAGATCGGGGAATGCCTGGGGACCGTCCCGGAGGCCGGCGCCGGGTAA
- a CDS encoding EutN/CcmL family microcompartment protein, with translation MKIGRVIGTVVATLKLPHYRGEKQLLVKLLEPDGSDSGDYVVAFDRCQAGDGDVVLLIDEGNGARQTLQTGPKGVVRAVCVGFVDSVDLAPAPKPFAS, from the coding sequence ATGAAGATCGGGCGCGTCATCGGGACCGTGGTGGCGACCCTGAAGCTCCCCCACTACCGGGGGGAAAAGCAGCTGCTGGTCAAGCTGCTCGAACCCGACGGCTCGGATTCGGGGGATTACGTGGTGGCTTTCGACCGCTGCCAGGCCGGCGACGGGGACGTGGTTCTTCTCATCGACGAAGGCAATGGCGCCCGGCAGACGCTCCAGACCGGCCCCAAGGGGGTGGTGCGGGCGGTCTGCGTGGGTTTCGTCGACTCGGTCGACCTGGCTCCCGCCCCCAAACCGTTCGCTTCCTGA
- a CDS encoding EutN/CcmL family microcompartment protein yields the protein MKLGRVIGTVVAAKQLDCFQGEKFLIVQPLDENLKPDGEPLVANDTQQSGPGQMVTYIGGREATIPLGEPFNPSDAAITGIVDEVARG from the coding sequence GTGAAGCTGGGGCGCGTCATCGGAACCGTGGTCGCGGCCAAGCAGCTCGACTGCTTCCAGGGCGAGAAGTTCCTGATCGTCCAGCCCCTGGACGAGAACCTCAAGCCGGACGGAGAGCCCCTGGTGGCCAACGACACCCAGCAATCCGGCCCCGGGCAGATGGTCACCTACATCGGCGGACGCGAAGCCACCATCCCCCTGGGCGAGCCCTTCAACCCCTCCGACGCCGCCATCACCGGGATCGTGGACGAGGTCGCGCGCGGATGA
- a CDS encoding DUF4416 family protein: MGRIETPEPVQLLAGLLAADREWLERGEAAVRGLFGEWEAASRVRPFVWSSYYRRELGEEPLRRYLVFRRLIDPGELAELKVRSNELEATLSEGGERKVNIDPGYLDLSRLVLASTKDASWRIYIGGGIRAEVTLRFVAGGFKPWEWTYPDYRDPETLEFFDRSREEFRLRRNREKAG; this comes from the coding sequence GTGGGCCGGATCGAAACCCCCGAACCGGTGCAGCTGCTGGCGGGTCTGCTGGCCGCCGACCGGGAGTGGCTGGAGCGCGGCGAAGCGGCCGTCCGCGGTCTCTTCGGGGAGTGGGAAGCCGCCAGCCGGGTCCGGCCCTTCGTCTGGAGTTCGTACTACCGCCGGGAGCTGGGCGAGGAGCCCCTGCGGCGGTACCTGGTCTTCCGGCGTCTGATCGACCCCGGGGAGTTGGCGGAGCTCAAGGTCCGCAGCAACGAACTGGAAGCAACCCTCTCGGAAGGGGGAGAGAGGAAGGTCAACATCGACCCGGGGTACCTCGACCTCTCGCGCCTGGTGCTGGCTTCGACCAAGGACGCTTCCTGGCGGATCTACATCGGCGGCGGGATCCGGGCCGAGGTCACGCTCCGTTTCGTCGCGGGCGGCTTCAAGCCCTGGGAGTGGACCTACCCCGATTACCGGGACCCGGAAACCCTGGAGTTTTTCGACCGGTCCCGCGAGGAGTTCCGCCTTCGCCGCAACCGGGAGAAAGCCGGGTAG